From the genome of Rhizobium binae, one region includes:
- a CDS encoding ABC transporter ATP-binding protein, with amino-acid sequence MSGLELRNIVKNFGAVEVIRDVSLEVNDGEFVAFVGPSGCGKSTLLRLIAGLDKPTGGSIAIDGKDVTAIGAADRGLAMVFQSYALYPHMSVRENLAFGLENTKVAKAEIEARIADAARMLEIEPFLQRRPGQLSGGQRQRVAIGRAIVRRPDAFLLDEPLSNLDAELRVSMRAELAALHARLKATMIYVTHDQVEAMTLANRIVVLRGGRIEQVGTPLELYNTPANRFVAGFIGAPHMNFLEGSIVGQGNGFAEVETVGGHRLSVLAREARPAGERVSIGIRPQHISIADAAAAGRLDTQVTLVEELGSETVVHTEAAGKKLIAVFAGQQRMKSGDSLPLHLDPAVLHLFGEDGRRLC; translated from the coding sequence ATGAGCGGGCTCGAGCTCAGAAATATCGTCAAGAATTTCGGCGCCGTCGAGGTGATCCGCGATGTCTCGCTTGAGGTCAACGACGGCGAGTTCGTCGCTTTCGTCGGCCCGTCCGGGTGTGGAAAATCGACGTTGCTGCGCCTGATCGCCGGTCTCGACAAGCCGACGGGCGGTAGTATCGCCATCGACGGCAAGGACGTCACCGCGATCGGTGCGGCCGACCGCGGCCTTGCCATGGTCTTCCAGTCCTATGCCCTTTATCCGCATATGAGCGTGCGCGAAAACCTCGCCTTCGGGTTGGAGAACACCAAGGTGGCCAAGGCCGAGATCGAGGCCCGCATCGCTGACGCCGCGCGCATGCTCGAGATCGAGCCGTTCCTGCAGCGCCGCCCAGGCCAGCTCTCCGGCGGCCAGCGCCAGCGCGTCGCGATCGGCCGCGCCATCGTCCGCCGGCCGGATGCCTTCCTGCTCGACGAGCCGCTCTCCAATCTCGACGCCGAACTTCGGGTGAGCATGCGCGCCGAACTCGCCGCCCTGCACGCCCGCCTGAAGGCGACGATGATCTACGTCACCCATGATCAGGTCGAGGCGATGACGCTCGCAAACCGCATCGTCGTGTTGCGGGGCGGCAGGATCGAACAGGTCGGTACGCCGCTGGAACTCTACAACACGCCCGCCAATCGCTTCGTCGCCGGCTTCATCGGCGCGCCGCACATGAATTTCCTGGAAGGCTCGATCGTCGGTCAGGGGAACGGTTTCGCCGAGGTCGAAACCGTGGGCGGCCATCGTCTTTCCGTCCTTGCCAGGGAGGCGCGTCCGGCGGGCGAGAGGGTCAGCATCGGAATCCGGCCGCAACATATCAGCATTGCCGATGCGGCCGCGGCGGGCAGGCTGGATACGCAGGTCACGCTTGTTGAGGAGCTCGGTTCCGAGACAGTCGTCCATACCGAAGCCGCCGGCAAGAAGCTGATCGCGGTCTTTGCCGGCCAGCAGAGGATGAAATCCGGCGACAGCCTCCCGCTTCATCTCGATCCCGCCGTGCTGCACCTCTTCGGCGAGGACGGCCGGCGGCTGTGTTGA
- a CDS encoding GFA family protein, whose product MRIRTGSCLCGAVAYRVEGEPLRVGLCHCADCRKSSGSAFVFFALWPRSAFSHRGEIFTFAGRSFCPACGSRLFCLQEAAVEIRLGSLDSPPTDLAPSHEVWIKRREAWLHPLSDAQQYAEDAD is encoded by the coding sequence ATGAGGATCAGGACGGGAAGCTGCCTTTGCGGAGCGGTCGCCTACCGGGTGGAAGGCGAGCCGCTTCGCGTCGGCCTCTGCCACTGCGCCGATTGTCGCAAATCGAGCGGCTCCGCCTTCGTCTTCTTTGCGCTCTGGCCTCGCTCGGCTTTCTCCCATAGGGGCGAGATATTCACCTTCGCCGGCCGCAGCTTCTGCCCCGCCTGTGGCAGCAGGCTTTTCTGCCTGCAGGAGGCGGCGGTGGAAATCCGCCTCGGCTCACTCGACAGCCCCCCGACGGATCTCGCGCCGAGTCATGAAGTCTGGATCAAGCGGCGCGAAGCGTGGCTGCATCCGCTGTCGGATGCCCAGCAATATGCCGAGGATGCCGATTGA
- a CDS encoding efflux RND transporter periplasmic adaptor subunit, with amino-acid sequence MNKIVSGDETGENAGATPDLAAVLAASGRQNRRSRWRGRLLILLILLAAAAAAAYFYLGRGQSEVSYTTQPAKRGDLTVLVTATGSVQPTEQVDISSELSGTVRDVNVDYNSMIKAGDVLALLDTNKLEADVKSSRAKVNSAKANVAKANADLESASTSLERLKSLVRSNVSTQQSLDDATYKYDSAVAAKQINEAEVLAAEADLQLAEVNLAKAKIVSPIDGVILTRSVNPGATVAASLSAPILFTIAGDLKKMELQVDVDEADVGKIAVGQKAKFTVDAYPDRSFPAEIEQIRFASEVVNNVVTYKAVLSVDNADLLLRPGMTATADITVEAVKDTLMVPNAALRYAPPQAERLGRGILGIFGPPRRRGGNSGEVLTGAQRRVWVLRNGRATPLVIRVGSSDGQFTQVVSGQLEENDALVTDATVRTN; translated from the coding sequence ATGAACAAAATCGTAAGCGGCGACGAAACCGGAGAAAATGCCGGCGCGACGCCCGACCTCGCAGCGGTGCTTGCCGCGTCGGGAAGGCAGAACAGGCGGAGCCGCTGGCGCGGACGCCTGCTCATCCTGCTGATCCTCCTCGCTGCCGCCGCGGCTGCCGCTTACTTCTACCTCGGCCGCGGGCAAAGCGAAGTGAGCTACACCACGCAGCCGGCAAAACGCGGCGACCTGACCGTGCTTGTCACCGCCACCGGTTCGGTGCAGCCGACCGAGCAGGTGGACATATCGAGCGAGCTTTCGGGCACCGTACGCGACGTCAACGTGGATTATAACAGCATGATCAAGGCGGGCGACGTGCTGGCGCTGCTCGACACCAACAAGCTCGAGGCGGATGTGAAGAGCTCGCGCGCGAAGGTCAATTCGGCCAAGGCAAACGTCGCCAAGGCCAATGCCGATCTCGAATCGGCAAGCACCTCGCTCGAGCGGCTGAAGAGCCTGGTCAGGAGTAATGTCTCCACCCAGCAGAGCCTCGACGACGCCACCTATAAATATGATTCCGCCGTCGCCGCCAAACAGATCAACGAAGCCGAGGTGCTGGCTGCGGAGGCCGACCTGCAGCTTGCCGAGGTCAATCTCGCCAAGGCAAAGATCGTCTCGCCGATCGACGGCGTGATCCTCACCCGTTCCGTCAATCCGGGCGCCACCGTCGCCGCCTCGCTTTCGGCGCCCATACTCTTTACCATCGCCGGCGATCTGAAGAAGATGGAGCTGCAGGTCGATGTCGACGAGGCCGATGTCGGCAAGATCGCCGTCGGGCAGAAGGCGAAGTTCACCGTCGATGCCTATCCCGACCGGTCCTTCCCCGCCGAGATCGAGCAAATCCGCTTCGCCTCCGAAGTGGTCAACAATGTCGTGACCTATAAGGCAGTGCTCTCGGTCGATAATGCCGATCTGCTGCTGCGCCCCGGTATGACTGCGACCGCCGACATCACCGTCGAGGCCGTCAAGGATACGCTGATGGTGCCGAACGCGGCGCTGCGTTATGCCCCGCCGCAGGCGGAACGGCTCGGCCGTGGCATTCTCGGGATCTTTGGGCCGCCACGCCGGCGCGGCGGCAACTCCGGTGAGGTGCTGACGGGAGCGCAGCGCCGCGTCTGGGTGCTGCGCAACGGCCGCGCCACCCCCCTAGTCATCCGGGTCGGCTCTTCCGACGGCCAGTTCACTCAGGTGGTGTCAGGCCAACTCGAGGAAAATGACGCCTTGGTGACCGACGCCACCGTCCGGACGAACTAG
- a CDS encoding ABC transporter ATP-binding protein: MASPPLIEFRKVSKIYGEREAAIRALDHVDLMIDAREFVAIMGPSGSGKSTAMNILGCLDVPTSGEYIFQGIPTSGFDRSQLTLLRRHMLGFVFQGFNLLSRTSAAENVELPLIYRGMAVRERREKAREALALVGLSGREHHKTQELSGGQQQRVAIARAIVTEPALLLADEPTGNLDTKTSFEIMELMTRLNREHGITIVMVTHESDIASYAGRLLRFVDGKLESEVEQARRTDHVL; the protein is encoded by the coding sequence ATGGCAAGCCCGCCGCTGATCGAATTCAGGAAGGTCTCGAAAATCTACGGCGAGCGCGAGGCGGCGATCCGCGCGCTCGACCATGTGGATCTTATGATCGATGCCCGTGAATTCGTTGCGATCATGGGGCCGTCCGGTTCAGGCAAATCGACGGCGATGAACATTCTTGGCTGCCTCGACGTGCCGACATCGGGTGAATACATCTTCCAGGGCATTCCGACCAGCGGTTTCGACCGCAGCCAGCTGACGCTGTTGCGCCGCCACATGCTGGGCTTCGTCTTCCAGGGCTTCAACCTCTTGTCGCGAACCTCGGCCGCAGAGAATGTTGAGCTGCCGCTGATCTATCGCGGCATGGCAGTGCGTGAACGGCGCGAAAAGGCGCGCGAGGCGCTGGCGCTGGTCGGCCTGTCGGGCCGCGAGCATCACAAGACGCAGGAGCTGTCAGGCGGTCAGCAGCAGCGCGTCGCCATCGCCCGCGCCATTGTTACCGAGCCGGCGCTGCTGCTCGCCGACGAGCCCACCGGCAATCTCGACACGAAGACCAGCTTCGAGATCATGGAACTGATGACGCGGCTGAACCGGGAGCACGGCATCACCATCGTCATGGTCACGCACGAGTCCGATATCGCCTCCTATGCGGGGCGGCTGCTGCGCTTCGTCGATGGCAAGCTGGAGAGCGAGGTCGAGCAGGCCAGGAGGACGGATCATGTTCTTTGA
- a CDS encoding ABC transporter permease, protein MFFETLKLALRAINRNMLRSFLTVLGVVIGVAAVIALVTIGNGTTAQVSTELSRLGTNMLFVRPGQFGPGRASSEAKRFSLKDVAAIRDQIGGLRAVAPLNQSTATVILGGQNHSTSVSGTTNDYFVAQDWSLALGRTFTPAEERGQSRCIIGETVRSQLFGAADPLGQQIRVGKVSCPVIGVLAKRGQSGMGTDQDDVVIMPVKVFQRRISGNSNVPQIIISARDGVSTTKVQADVENLLRERRKIVPGRQDDFNVNDMTQIAEAMTGTTTLLTGLLGAVAAISLLVGGIGIMNIMLVSVTERTREIGIRLAIGALESQVLTQFLVEAVALSLFGGITGILLGLGLGSGAVALLKVPFVFSPMMVAVAFLFSAAIGMIFGYFPARRAARMNPIEALRHE, encoded by the coding sequence ATGTTCTTTGAGACGTTGAAGCTGGCATTGCGTGCCATTAACCGCAACATGCTGCGCTCCTTCCTCACCGTGCTCGGCGTCGTCATCGGCGTTGCCGCGGTCATCGCGCTGGTGACGATCGGCAACGGTACGACCGCGCAGGTCTCGACCGAACTCTCGCGCCTCGGCACCAACATGCTGTTCGTCCGCCCCGGCCAGTTCGGACCAGGTCGGGCAAGCTCCGAGGCCAAACGCTTCAGCCTCAAGGATGTCGCCGCCATCCGCGATCAGATCGGAGGCTTGAGGGCGGTGGCGCCGCTCAACCAGTCGACGGCGACGGTGATTCTTGGCGGCCAGAACCATTCGACCAGCGTCTCCGGCACCACCAACGACTATTTCGTCGCGCAAGACTGGAGCCTGGCGCTCGGCCGCACTTTCACGCCTGCCGAGGAACGCGGCCAGTCCCGCTGCATCATCGGCGAGACGGTGCGTTCGCAGCTCTTCGGCGCCGCCGATCCGCTCGGTCAGCAGATCCGCGTCGGCAAGGTCTCATGTCCTGTGATCGGCGTGCTTGCCAAACGCGGCCAGTCCGGCATGGGCACTGACCAGGACGATGTCGTCATCATGCCGGTCAAGGTGTTCCAGCGGCGCATCAGCGGCAACAGCAACGTGCCGCAGATCATCATCTCGGCGCGCGACGGCGTGTCCACAACCAAGGTGCAGGCCGATGTCGAAAATCTGCTGCGCGAGCGCCGCAAGATCGTTCCCGGCCGGCAGGACGATTTCAACGTCAACGACATGACGCAGATCGCCGAGGCGATGACCGGCACGACGACGCTCCTGACTGGTCTGCTCGGCGCCGTCGCCGCCATCAGCCTGCTCGTCGGCGGCATCGGAATCATGAACATCATGCTGGTCTCCGTCACCGAACGGACCCGCGAGATCGGCATCCGCCTGGCGATCGGCGCGCTGGAAAGCCAGGTGCTCACCCAGTTCCTGGTCGAAGCGGTGGCCCTCTCGCTCTTCGGCGGCATCACCGGAATTCTGCTGGGCCTCGGCCTTGGCTCCGGCGCCGTCGCGCTTTTGAAAGTCCCCTTCGTCTTCAGCCCGATGATGGTTGCCGTCGCCTTCCTCTTCTCGGCGGCGATCGGCATGATCTTCGGCTATTTCCCGGCG